The following coding sequences lie in one Deltaproteobacteria bacterium genomic window:
- a CDS encoding redoxin domain-containing protein — translation MKAFQKDLEKFEKLNAQVLGVSDDDLETLEKFRDEHGITFPLIADDARKARKAYGWGRQTYLIDKKGIVRFMQKGVPDNELFLKELEKLDKE, via the coding sequence TTGAAAGCTTTTCAAAAGGACCTTGAAAAATTTGAAAAGCTGAACGCCCAGGTCCTGGGCGTAAGCGACGACGATCTTGAGACGCTGGAAAAGTTCAGGGATGAGCACGGGATTACCTTCCCCCTGATAGCCGATGACGCAAGAAAGGCGAGAAAGGCCTACGGTTGGGGGAGACAGACCTATCTCATCGACAAAAAGGGAATTGTCCGCTTCATGCAGAAAGGGGTGCCTGATAATGAGCTTTTTTTGAAAGAACTTGAAAAGCTGGATAAAGAGTGA
- a CDS encoding reverse transcriptase family protein, whose amino-acid sequence MKQTDSAFNNILDLANTLEVPEAYLRHMANIACKSYKCRQEPKPSGGTRKISSPNKPLKKLQKTLHKKLFSKLIHSMHSHYGLKGKSNITNALVHRDNRVTFSCDLKSFFPSVSPKRVMNAFIEEIKIPSEVAKLLTRLVTHDYQLPQGAPTSTDIANLVTLRLQRRLYGLTKSWGLKDFSILADDITFSGDRISDGFEEMVYRIIKEEGFTIHPDKSQKADKSKSQIITGLNVAHGVTVGNKKKNWRAELHNNAVCFRNGEISNDEYIASLQKYNSRLIYAKSVRKIAASR is encoded by the coding sequence TTGAAACAAACAGATTCTGCGTTCAATAACATTTTAGACTTGGCCAATACCTTGGAGGTGCCAGAAGCGTACTTAAGACACATGGCCAACATAGCTTGTAAATCGTACAAGTGCCGTCAAGAACCAAAACCGTCCGGTGGCACCAGAAAAATTTCATCACCAAACAAACCTCTAAAAAAGCTACAAAAAACTCTTCACAAGAAATTATTTTCAAAGCTAATTCACAGCATGCACTCGCATTATGGTCTTAAAGGCAAATCCAATATTACAAATGCCTTGGTTCATCGAGATAACAGAGTGACATTCTCATGCGATTTGAAATCTTTTTTCCCTTCAGTAAGCCCAAAGCGGGTTATGAATGCCTTCATCGAAGAAATAAAAATTCCAAGTGAAGTAGCAAAACTTCTAACGAGACTTGTTACTCATGATTATCAATTGCCGCAAGGGGCGCCGACCAGTACTGATATTGCAAATCTGGTGACGCTTCGTTTGCAGCGACGTTTATATGGTTTGACAAAAAGCTGGGGATTGAAAGACTTTTCGATTCTAGCAGATGATATAACCTTTTCCGGGGATAGAATATCCGACGGCTTTGAGGAAATGGTATACAGGATAATAAAAGAGGAAGGCTTTACAATTCATCCGGATAAGAGCCAAAAGGCTGACAAATCTAAAAGCCAGATTATAACAGGGTTGAATGTGGCGCATGGTGTAACAGTTGGCAATAAGAAGAAAAATTGGAGAGCTGAACTTCATAACAATGCGGTTTGTTTCAGAAATGGTGAGATTTCAAACGATGAATATATCGCTTCATTACAAAAATATAATAGCCGCCTAATTTACGCGAAATCAGTAAGAAAAATAGCAGCGTCAAGGTAA
- the putP gene encoding sodium/proline symporter PutP — translation MGISIQFGLYLLLMLGIGYYSMRRTKNNEDFIIGGRTLGPVTTAISAGASDMSSWLLLGLPGAVFAAGLVDGVWISLGLILGAYGNWYIVAPRLRAYSKKLDAVTLPTYLSRRFDDTTGVLKTVSAVVILLFFTLYVASGLKGGTLLFAHSFGATEQTALIITTLVVVSYTFLGGYMAVCWTDLIQGLLMLGALIFCSLLAFFAIAGSGADIAAAKPKAFNFTTTWLTGASLMAWGFGYFGQPHILARFIGIRTVEDVPGARRIAMTWMILCLLLAVSIGILGIAYHDVTPLEGVAGPDGNKERIFLALVSALFHPLFSGFILAAVLAAVMSTADSQLLVLSSAITEDLPLFSRFDDKQKAWISRFAVVGFALIAYFITSATGGTILAMVGYAWGGFGAAFGPLIILSLTWRGTTKQGALAGMIVGAVTIFVVKNYVKIKGEYFYELLPGFILAFIAIILVSLLTAKPSEETLQKFDESQR, via the coding sequence ATGGGAATTTCAATACAATTTGGTCTTTATTTGTTGCTCATGTTGGGCATTGGTTACTACTCCATGAGGAGGACCAAAAATAATGAGGACTTTATTATTGGCGGTCGTACACTGGGTCCGGTGACAACGGCCATCAGTGCCGGAGCGTCGGATATGAGCAGTTGGTTGCTCCTGGGTTTACCCGGCGCTGTCTTTGCTGCCGGACTGGTTGATGGTGTCTGGATTTCTCTCGGATTGATTCTGGGTGCCTATGGTAATTGGTATATCGTCGCCCCAAGGCTAAGAGCCTATAGCAAAAAGTTGGATGCCGTTACCTTGCCCACTTATTTGTCTCGCCGTTTTGATGATACTACAGGCGTGCTTAAAACGGTATCAGCGGTGGTAATTCTTCTCTTTTTTACACTCTATGTTGCTTCGGGCCTCAAAGGCGGAACCTTGCTTTTTGCGCACAGCTTTGGTGCCACTGAACAAACAGCCCTCATAATCACGACATTAGTGGTCGTCTCTTATACTTTTCTCGGTGGGTATATGGCTGTTTGCTGGACAGACCTCATTCAGGGGCTTCTCATGCTGGGCGCTTTAATCTTCTGTTCACTTCTGGCTTTTTTCGCAATTGCCGGATCAGGTGCCGACATTGCAGCAGCAAAGCCGAAGGCTTTTAATTTTACGACAACATGGCTTACAGGCGCATCACTTATGGCCTGGGGCTTTGGTTATTTCGGGCAGCCTCACATCCTGGCCCGGTTTATTGGTATCAGAACCGTTGAAGACGTGCCCGGTGCAAGACGAATCGCCATGACCTGGATGATTTTATGTCTTCTTTTGGCTGTTTCAATCGGTATTTTGGGCATTGCTTACCATGATGTTACACCACTGGAAGGAGTTGCAGGCCCCGATGGTAATAAGGAGAGAATTTTCCTGGCCCTTGTAAGCGCTTTATTTCATCCTCTTTTCTCGGGTTTTATTCTGGCAGCCGTATTAGCAGCTGTTATGTCAACGGCAGATTCACAGCTTTTGGTTTTATCGTCGGCAATTACAGAAGATCTCCCTTTATTCAGTCGTTTCGATGACAAACAAAAGGCCTGGATAAGCAGGTTTGCTGTTGTTGGCTTTGCATTGATTGCTTATTTTATTACTTCCGCCACCGGTGGAACCATCCTGGCAATGGTGGGCTACGCATGGGGAGGGTTTGGGGCCGCTTTTGGACCCTTGATAATTCTCTCCTTAACATGGAGAGGCACTACCAAACAGGGTGCACTGGCCGGAATGATTGTGGGGGCCGTCACAATTTTTGTTGTGAAAAACTACGTTAAAATTAAGGGTGAGTATTTTTACGAACTGCTGCCGGGCTTCATTTTAGCCTTCATTGCAATTATCCTTGTCAGTTTGCTTACAGCCAAACCCTCTGAAGAAACACTCCAGAAGTTTGATGAATCGCAAAGGTAG
- a CDS encoding DUF2231 domain-containing protein, whose product MWDLIGKVLPGISEMMNIHPMLVHFPIALLNAFVLMELLAYLLKKEEMKNAATWMLYLGTMGAAATVVAGFSAASSVPHNEEVHAIMTRHMYFGLTVFLLSLSLTTWRLTGFKKGSPVHLVIGFIMVTIMAFGADLGGLMVYKYGVAVKAVPQAESHDHSMGGHDHSTGENKEDDMDMGGMTLESLEKDRKQSPDNHDHGAHDH is encoded by the coding sequence ATGTGGGATTTAATAGGAAAGGTTTTACCGGGTATCTCGGAAATGATGAACATTCATCCCATGCTGGTTCATTTTCCCATCGCCCTGCTTAACGCCTTTGTTTTGATGGAACTGCTTGCCTACCTTCTCAAAAAAGAAGAGATGAAAAATGCCGCTACATGGATGCTCTACCTCGGAACGATGGGAGCCGCTGCAACGGTGGTGGCAGGTTTTTCCGCCGCTTCTTCCGTACCGCACAATGAAGAGGTTCACGCCATCATGACCCGGCACATGTACTTCGGGCTCACTGTGTTTCTGCTTAGTCTTTCCCTCACTACCTGGAGGCTGACAGGGTTTAAGAAAGGCTCTCCGGTACATCTTGTCATTGGATTTATTATGGTGACAATCATGGCCTTCGGCGCAGATCTGGGGGGACTTATGGTTTACAAATACGGCGTTGCAGTAAAGGCTGTTCCCCAGGCTGAATCCCATGATCACAGCATGGGTGGACATGATCACAGCACGGGAGAAAATAAAGAGGATGATATGGATATGGGAGGGATGACCCTTGAAAGTTTGGAAAAAGATAGAAAGCAGAGCCCTGACAATCATGATCATGGAGCACATGATCATTAA
- a CDS encoding alpha/beta hydrolase: protein MYKEEKLFYNSKDGTKLCGIFLIPEHIKGFVLLAHGINVNKNEYDNFFTNIAMELYKKGFASLRFDFRGHGESGGTQRDMTIIGENIDVASSVEQISNRWAGDISIIGMSFGAGPTLMYSAQNMSNINCLVLLCPVLDYVSTFLKPIVPWAKDSFNKKGFEHLKKEGFLMLDGEFELGANLIEEFKVIKPYEILKETKLPVLTIHGDNDSMVPFKVSRTYSEPNKKSEFMTIQNSDHGFIDIDDEVGNSNRTIQNKKVVIEAVVTWIEKWCKS, encoded by the coding sequence ATGTATAAGGAAGAGAAGTTATTTTACAATAGCAAAGATGGCACAAAATTATGTGGTATTTTTTTAATTCCTGAACATATAAAGGGCTTTGTCCTTTTAGCACATGGCATTAATGTTAACAAGAATGAATATGATAATTTCTTTACGAATATTGCAATGGAATTATACAAAAAAGGATTTGCCTCCTTGAGATTTGATTTTAGGGGTCACGGTGAAAGTGGAGGAACTCAAAGAGATATGACAATCATAGGAGAAAATATTGATGTAGCCTCAAGTGTGGAACAGATATCTAACCGATGGGCTGGCGATATTTCAATCATTGGTATGAGCTTCGGTGCTGGACCAACATTAATGTATTCGGCACAAAATATGAGTAATATCAACTGTCTTGTATTGCTCTGTCCGGTTTTGGATTATGTCTCTACTTTCTTAAAACCAATCGTTCCTTGGGCAAAGGATAGTTTTAACAAGAAGGGTTTTGAGCATTTAAAGAAAGAAGGTTTTTTAATGCTAGATGGTGAGTTCGAGCTCGGTGCAAATTTAATCGAAGAATTTAAGGTAATTAAGCCATATGAAATTCTAAAAGAGACCAAGTTGCCTGTATTGACAATACATGGGGACAATGACTCAATGGTTCCCTTTAAAGTCTCAAGGACATACAGTGAACCAAATAAAAAATCTGAATTTATGACAATACAAAACTCAGACCATGGCTTTATTGATATTGATGATGAAGTTGGTAATTCAAACAGAACTATCCAAAATAAAAAAGTGGTAATAGAAGCCGTCGTTACATGGATAGAGAAATGGTGCAAGTCGTGA